A region from the Schistocerca serialis cubense isolate TAMUIC-IGC-003099 chromosome 1, iqSchSeri2.2, whole genome shotgun sequence genome encodes:
- the LOC126413004 gene encoding uncharacterized protein LOC126413004: MEPPSADSDPLVVPGATLRRLMGLWRPQGRVARHLNGLLAGFVIATLAFLPACVALKLYVDPPEELERITLCSLATSICIGFLFKAALFVAQGATLRQTVRQMEDIRRRFGSGEENQRTRRRYQKLSNSVYLHYQVRSGHAAAASAVANCRF, encoded by the exons ATGGAGCCCCCCTCGGCGGACAGCGACCCGCTGGtggtccctggagccactctgcgccGTCTGATGGGTCTGTGGCGGCCACAAGGCCGGGTCGCACGCCACCTCAACGGACTGCTCGCCGGCTTCGTTATTGCCACCCTCGCTTTTCTGCCCGCCTGTGTGGCTCTCAAGCTGTACGTGGACCCTCCGGAAGAGCTTGAGCGGATCACACTCTGCAGCCTGGCCACTTCTATCTGCATCGGATTTCTCTTCAAG GCTGCGCTGTTCGTGGCACAAGGAGCAACTCTGCGGCAGACGGTGCGACAGATGGAGGACATCAGGAGGCGGTTCGGCAGCGGAGAAGAGAATCAGCGGACGCGGCGCCGGTACCAGAAGCTGTCAAACAGCGTCTACCTGCACTACCAGGTTCGATCAGGACACGCAGCTGCAGCCTCGGCGGTAGCTAACTGTCGTTTTTGA